Proteins from a genomic interval of Zingiber officinale cultivar Zhangliang chromosome 1B, Zo_v1.1, whole genome shotgun sequence:
- the LOC121977844 gene encoding SPX domain-containing protein 1-like translates to MSRKQKAVNLHHHLIQKTHRLILQCLVKILKKYDKRTGALIRHPFIEKVLQQPFFTIDLLYKLVKECVAMLDHLFPSNNLSISTECDGQNGVPKPAQSSGRVPELEEIKYMQSLYMKSTVAALRSLKHIRSKSSTVKTD, encoded by the exons ATGTCAAGGAAACAAAAGGCAGTCAATCTGCATCAtcatctaattcaaaaaactcatAGGCTTATCCTGCAAT GTCTAGTGAAAATACTGAAGAAGTATGACAAGAGAACAGGAGCACTTATCAGGCATCCCTTCATCGAAAAGGTGCTGCAGCAGCCATTCTTTACAATTGATCTCCTATACAAACTCGTGAAGGAGTGTGTGGCTATGCTCGACCACCTCTTCCCCAGCAACAACCTGTCAATTTCAACAGAATGCGACGGACAAAATGGAGTGCCAAAGCCGGCACAATCAAGTGGGAGGGTTccggagttggaggagattaaaTATATGCAGAGCTTATACATGAAGAGCACCGTAGCAGCGCTCCGGTCCTTGAAACATATTAGGAGCAAAAGTTCAACAGTCAAAACAgattag